One Equus quagga isolate Etosha38 chromosome 5, UCLA_HA_Equagga_1.0, whole genome shotgun sequence genomic window carries:
- the WDR54 gene encoding WD repeat-containing protein 54 isoform X1, whose product MVAADSEGSKDPGVRMFRRERSIPLRGSAAALCNNLSVLQLPVRNLTHFGVVHGPSAQLLSFAPEGLPLAQRQLHAKEGAGVSPPLITQVHWCVLPFRVLLVLTSHRGIQMFESDGSIMVYWHALDSGDASPVQAVFARGIAASGHFICVGTWSGRVLVFDIPAKGPNIVLSEELAGHQTPVTDIATEPAQGQDCVADMVTADDSGLLCVWRSGPEFKLLTRIPGFGVPCPSVQLWQGTVAAGYGNGQVRLYEASTGTLHVQINAHARAICALDLAPEVGKLLSAAEDTFVHIWKLSRSPESVSIEVEHCHGECVPDTQVCGARFCDPSGSSFAVTGYDLAEILRFSSM is encoded by the exons ATGGTGGCGGCGGATTCGGAGGGATCCAAGGACCCTGGAGTCAG GATGTTCCGCCGGGAGCGCTCCATCCCCCTTCGAGGCTCAGCTGCCGCTCTGTGCAACAACCTCAGTGTGCTGCAGCTACCCGTCCGCAACCTCACACATTTTGGGGTAGTCCATGGACCCAGCGCCCAGCTTCTCAGCTTTGCTCCTGAGGGTTTGCCCTTGGCCCAGCGCCAGCTCCACGCTAAGGAGGGAGCTGGAGTGAGTCCCCCGCTTATCACTCAG GTCCACTGGTGTGTCCTCCCCTTCCGAGTATTGCTGGTACTCACCTCACATCGAGGAATACAG ATGTTTGAGTCTGATGGCTCCATCATGGTCTATTGGCACGCACTGGACTCTGGGGATGCCTCTCCGG TACAGGCTGTGTTTGCCCGAGGAATTGCTGCCAGTGGCCACTTCATCTGTGTGG GAACGTGGTCAGGCCGGGTGCTGGTGTTCGACATCCCAGCCAAGGGTCCAAACATTGTACTGAGCGAAGAGCTGGCTGGGCACCAGACACCAGTCACAGACATTGCCACCGAGCCTGCCCAGGGACAG GACTGCGTGGCTGACATGGTGACGGCAGATGACTCAGGCTTGCTGTGTGTCTGGCGGTCAGGGCCTGAATTCAAATTATTGACCAGAATTCCAGGATTCGG GGTCCCGTGCCCTTCTGTGCAGCTGTGGCAGGGGACCGTAGCAGCAGGCTATGGAAACGGGCAAGTGCGTCTGTATGAGGCCAGTACGGGAACGCTACATGTCCAGATCAACGCCCACGCTCGGGCCATCTGTGCCCTGGACCTAGCTCCTGAGGTGGGCAAG CTGCTTTCTGCAGCTGAGGATACCTTTGTGCACATCTGGAAGCTGAGCAGAAGCCCAGAGAGTGTCTCCATTGag GTGGAACACTGTCATGGGGAATGTGTACCCGACACCCAGGTGTGTGGTGCCCGCTTCTGTGATCCCTCAGGCAGCTCCTTTGCTGTGACTGGCTATGATCTTGCTGAGATCCTGAGATTCAGCAGCATGTGA
- the WDR54 gene encoding WD repeat-containing protein 54 isoform X2, translating into MVAADSEGSKDPGVRMFRRERSIPLRGSAAALCNNLSVLQLPVRNLTHFGVVHGPSAQLLSFAPEGLPLAQRQLHAKEGAGVSPPLITQVHWCVLPFRVLLVLTSHRGIQMFESDGSIMVYWHALDSGDASPVQAVFARGIAASGHFICVGTWSGRVLVFDIPAKGPNIVLSEELAGHQTPVTDIATEPAQGQDCVADMVTADDSGLLCVWRSGPEFKLLTRIPGFGVPCPSVQLWQGTVAAGYGNGQVRLYEASTGTLHVQINAHARAICALDLAPELLSAAEDTFVHIWKLSRSPESVSIEVEHCHGECVPDTQVCGARFCDPSGSSFAVTGYDLAEILRFSSM; encoded by the exons ATGGTGGCGGCGGATTCGGAGGGATCCAAGGACCCTGGAGTCAG GATGTTCCGCCGGGAGCGCTCCATCCCCCTTCGAGGCTCAGCTGCCGCTCTGTGCAACAACCTCAGTGTGCTGCAGCTACCCGTCCGCAACCTCACACATTTTGGGGTAGTCCATGGACCCAGCGCCCAGCTTCTCAGCTTTGCTCCTGAGGGTTTGCCCTTGGCCCAGCGCCAGCTCCACGCTAAGGAGGGAGCTGGAGTGAGTCCCCCGCTTATCACTCAG GTCCACTGGTGTGTCCTCCCCTTCCGAGTATTGCTGGTACTCACCTCACATCGAGGAATACAG ATGTTTGAGTCTGATGGCTCCATCATGGTCTATTGGCACGCACTGGACTCTGGGGATGCCTCTCCGG TACAGGCTGTGTTTGCCCGAGGAATTGCTGCCAGTGGCCACTTCATCTGTGTGG GAACGTGGTCAGGCCGGGTGCTGGTGTTCGACATCCCAGCCAAGGGTCCAAACATTGTACTGAGCGAAGAGCTGGCTGGGCACCAGACACCAGTCACAGACATTGCCACCGAGCCTGCCCAGGGACAG GACTGCGTGGCTGACATGGTGACGGCAGATGACTCAGGCTTGCTGTGTGTCTGGCGGTCAGGGCCTGAATTCAAATTATTGACCAGAATTCCAGGATTCGG GGTCCCGTGCCCTTCTGTGCAGCTGTGGCAGGGGACCGTAGCAGCAGGCTATGGAAACGGGCAAGTGCGTCTGTATGAGGCCAGTACGGGAACGCTACATGTCCAGATCAACGCCCACGCTCGGGCCATCTGTGCCCTGGACCTAGCTCCTGAG CTGCTTTCTGCAGCTGAGGATACCTTTGTGCACATCTGGAAGCTGAGCAGAAGCCCAGAGAGTGTCTCCATTGag GTGGAACACTGTCATGGGGAATGTGTACCCGACACCCAGGTGTGTGGTGCCCGCTTCTGTGATCCCTCAGGCAGCTCCTTTGCTGTGACTGGCTATGATCTTGCTGAGATCCTGAGATTCAGCAGCATGTGA
- the WDR54 gene encoding WD repeat-containing protein 54 isoform X3, whose translation MFRRERSIPLRGSAAALCNNLSVLQLPVRNLTHFGVVHGPSAQLLSFAPEGLPLAQRQLHAKEGAGVSPPLITQVHWCVLPFRVLLVLTSHRGIQMFESDGSIMVYWHALDSGDASPVQAVFARGIAASGHFICVGTWSGRVLVFDIPAKGPNIVLSEELAGHQTPVTDIATEPAQGQDCVADMVTADDSGLLCVWRSGPEFKLLTRIPGFGVPCPSVQLWQGTVAAGYGNGQVRLYEASTGTLHVQINAHARAICALDLAPEVGKLLSAAEDTFVHIWKLSRSPESVSIEVEHCHGECVPDTQVCGARFCDPSGSSFAVTGYDLAEILRFSSM comes from the exons ATGTTCCGCCGGGAGCGCTCCATCCCCCTTCGAGGCTCAGCTGCCGCTCTGTGCAACAACCTCAGTGTGCTGCAGCTACCCGTCCGCAACCTCACACATTTTGGGGTAGTCCATGGACCCAGCGCCCAGCTTCTCAGCTTTGCTCCTGAGGGTTTGCCCTTGGCCCAGCGCCAGCTCCACGCTAAGGAGGGAGCTGGAGTGAGTCCCCCGCTTATCACTCAG GTCCACTGGTGTGTCCTCCCCTTCCGAGTATTGCTGGTACTCACCTCACATCGAGGAATACAG ATGTTTGAGTCTGATGGCTCCATCATGGTCTATTGGCACGCACTGGACTCTGGGGATGCCTCTCCGG TACAGGCTGTGTTTGCCCGAGGAATTGCTGCCAGTGGCCACTTCATCTGTGTGG GAACGTGGTCAGGCCGGGTGCTGGTGTTCGACATCCCAGCCAAGGGTCCAAACATTGTACTGAGCGAAGAGCTGGCTGGGCACCAGACACCAGTCACAGACATTGCCACCGAGCCTGCCCAGGGACAG GACTGCGTGGCTGACATGGTGACGGCAGATGACTCAGGCTTGCTGTGTGTCTGGCGGTCAGGGCCTGAATTCAAATTATTGACCAGAATTCCAGGATTCGG GGTCCCGTGCCCTTCTGTGCAGCTGTGGCAGGGGACCGTAGCAGCAGGCTATGGAAACGGGCAAGTGCGTCTGTATGAGGCCAGTACGGGAACGCTACATGTCCAGATCAACGCCCACGCTCGGGCCATCTGTGCCCTGGACCTAGCTCCTGAGGTGGGCAAG CTGCTTTCTGCAGCTGAGGATACCTTTGTGCACATCTGGAAGCTGAGCAGAAGCCCAGAGAGTGTCTCCATTGag GTGGAACACTGTCATGGGGAATGTGTACCCGACACCCAGGTGTGTGGTGCCCGCTTCTGTGATCCCTCAGGCAGCTCCTTTGCTGTGACTGGCTATGATCTTGCTGAGATCCTGAGATTCAGCAGCATGTGA